A genomic region of Streptomyces rimosus contains the following coding sequences:
- a CDS encoding SAV2148 family HEPN domain-containing protein, with translation MSSGGLELPPGDDGHDGQDGHEGPDGGSADVPPGAVSLARPMEIGAELDWGAEAWSEVRTRARRAGRAYIWLNIVEQRLRAVVAAVLCPVYEPVHGDEWVIAAAGPTGQEWVQRAVAVREVSRRKGYLLDPADDNILSFLTLPQLRELMVQHWPCFEPYFDDRREVELALDELEVARNIVSRNRALTGTVLAQAERASARLLDILGSGIGTRTAGRLPIDAVEDLVGDRYADVVGVHTDRVRLQRQLPAEDLFGGARRLDAIGIGLNLLVQNYSGRRMVRLAESGCRVRLLFLNPASSAVRRRERELGLKKGEMSRSIEMNILHMRRVRARLRDPGAFEIQVFDETPRFTAYLVDGDGPDGVAVVQSYLRRSRGMESPVFVLRGGGREVLRQGADREEDHGLFETYREEFENVWADSRPVS, from the coding sequence GTGAGCTCGGGCGGGCTGGAGTTGCCCCCTGGTGACGATGGCCATGACGGCCAGGACGGTCATGAGGGACCCGACGGCGGCTCCGCCGACGTCCCGCCCGGGGCGGTGTCCCTGGCCCGGCCGATGGAGATCGGCGCGGAGCTGGACTGGGGCGCCGAGGCGTGGAGCGAGGTGCGCACGCGCGCGCGGCGGGCCGGGCGCGCCTACATCTGGCTGAACATCGTCGAACAGCGGCTGCGGGCCGTCGTGGCGGCGGTGCTGTGCCCCGTCTACGAGCCGGTGCACGGCGACGAGTGGGTCATCGCCGCCGCCGGGCCCACCGGCCAGGAGTGGGTCCAGCGCGCCGTGGCGGTCCGCGAGGTCAGCCGCCGCAAGGGCTACCTGCTCGACCCCGCCGACGACAACATCCTCAGCTTCCTGACGCTCCCGCAGCTGCGCGAGCTGATGGTGCAGCACTGGCCCTGCTTCGAGCCGTATTTCGACGACCGCAGGGAGGTGGAGCTGGCCCTCGACGAACTGGAGGTGGCCCGCAACATCGTCTCCCGCAACCGCGCCCTGACCGGCACCGTCCTCGCCCAGGCGGAGAGAGCCTCCGCCCGGCTGCTGGACATCCTCGGCTCCGGCATCGGCACCCGCACCGCCGGACGGCTGCCCATCGACGCCGTGGAGGACCTGGTCGGCGACCGGTACGCGGACGTCGTCGGCGTCCACACCGACCGGGTACGCCTCCAGCGGCAGCTGCCCGCCGAAGACCTCTTCGGCGGCGCCCGCCGCCTGGACGCCATCGGCATCGGCCTCAACCTCCTCGTACAGAACTACTCCGGCCGCCGCATGGTCCGCCTCGCCGAGTCCGGCTGCCGCGTCCGCCTGCTCTTCCTCAACCCCGCCAGCAGCGCGGTCCGCCGCCGCGAACGGGAACTGGGCCTGAAGAAGGGCGAAATGAGCCGTTCCATCGAAATGAACATCCTGCACATGCGGCGCGTACGGGCCCGGCTCCGCGACCCCGGCGCCTTCGAGATCCAGGTCTTCGACGAGACCCCCCGCTTCACCGCCTACCTGGTCGACGGCGACGGCCCGGACGGCGTGGCCGTCGTCCAGTCCTACCTGCGCCGCAGCCGCGGCATGGAGTCACCGGTCTTCGTCCTGCGCGGCGGCGGGCGCGAGGTGCTGCGCCAGGG